From Lysinibacillus sp. SGAir0095, the proteins below share one genomic window:
- a CDS encoding PH domain-containing protein produces the protein MRKQLMYQIPRKGLTVWRLYGFFNTLVMAILAGVACFLTYYFEWPSFIVYIAIVLVLIVGLTSIWLFPNIRWDHWRYEVREHEIEIQSGLFIVKRTLIPMVRVQHVDTSQGPILKKYDLANISISTAATTHIIPMLVTGDADSLRSRISILARVAEDDV, from the coding sequence GTGCGAAAACAATTGATGTATCAAATACCGAGAAAAGGTTTAACCGTATGGCGGCTATATGGTTTTTTTAATACGTTAGTCATGGCTATTCTAGCGGGTGTTGCTTGTTTTTTGACGTATTATTTTGAATGGCCATCATTTATAGTTTACATAGCAATAGTACTTGTACTAATTGTTGGGCTCACATCCATTTGGCTATTTCCAAATATTCGTTGGGATCATTGGAGATATGAAGTACGAGAACATGAGATTGAAATTCAAAGCGGTCTTTTTATAGTAAAGCGTACGTTAATTCCGATGGTACGAGTACAGCATGTTGATACTTCACAAGGACCAATCTTAAAGAAATATGATTTAGCGAATATTTCAATTTCAACAGCAGCAACAACACATATCATTCCGATGTTAGTCACAGGTGATGCGGATAGCTTGCGGTCCCGTATATCAATACTAGCGAGGGTGGCTGAAGATGATGTCTGA